DNA from Flavobacterium aestivum:
GCAGGCTTTTTTTTGGCTGTTTTTTATTGTTGACTAAATAGATCTGTCGATAGTAAAGGAATTGACGTTAGTCGTTTATCTTAAGGAAGTTTTGATAGCAATTGTTTGATGTTTTCTAAAACGAGTTTAGGTTCATCAAGTTGTATAAAATGTCCTGATTTTGCGGTTGTAATATGTGTGAAATCAGTCACTCCAGCCTTAAGAGATTCCTTGGAGTCGTACCATAGTTGTCTATCGGCTATATTGTGTTCATCATCAGTTTTTATACTCGTTATAGCAACAACCGGAACGTCAGGTAAATTAGGTAGTTCTGCCATATATTTAAAGTCTTCAATCAATTGCAGACTTTCTTGGGTTATGCCTGAATTTGCACCATAAGTACTTTTATAGCAATTATAAAACGAGTTTAGTTGGCATTGTGAAAAATGATTGTATTTTTCGTGTGAAGCATCAACAAATACTAAGCCTGCAACTTTTTTAGGATTTTTTATAGCATAATCTCTAATGATCAAACCTCCTAAAGAGTGTCCTACAAGCACAATTTTTCTGCCGTTTGCAAATTTATTCACCACCTTTTCAAGTTCTGTCCTTAATTTAATTATATTTCTGGGTTCAGTATTAATTCCTGACTTTCCATAACCAGCTCTATCATATAATAAGATATCTGAACCCAAAGAATTAGATATTGATGCGATTTTAGATGATTTTCCGGTGCTATACCAGCATGTATGATCATTACCATGACCAGATTCAAAAACAACTAAATATTTTGATTTTTTAGATGAAGAGTATGCTATGAGTTTATGAGTTCCCAGATCTACAGCTGTTCCTGAATATTCCGGAGTAACTTTTTTATCATCACCGGAGCAAGAGACTATGGAAACGGTAGAAATGATAGTTGCTAAAAGATATAATAACCTGTTTTTTGTAACTCTATTGAGATTATGCGTTTTGGATTTTTCTTTAAAGATTGTCAATAGCATTTTGGTTATTTAATTAAATTTCATGCAAATATTAGTATTATTTGCCATGCTAAAGTTCTGATTTATGAATCCGTACCTATTTTAAATAGCTGCAGAGCATAAATTTACTGTTTTGAAAAACTAAATAGCATGAAAGGATTCATATCCAAATTTTGTGCAAAGGAGGTTGTAATTGCAAAATATTTAAGGCGTGAAAATTATGTAAGTTTTGCATAATCTTCACGCCTTAAGTTTTGGTGTAGGTGTAAAAAAACGCCTTTCACTGCCCAATGAATTTTAGTGGGAAGTTAACAGCGAAAATTATAAACGAGGGTTTGTATTAGTGTAGATAAAGTATTTTTTAGTCATCCAATCGTGTAATATAAACAATAGAATTTCCAGTTCTAATTGTTATTCTTTTTCAATGCGTTAGAACTATAAAATTGCATATCACTAACTTTGAAACACTACTTAATGTATTCAGCACCATCTCTCTAACAGCAATTTTCTCCTACCTGAATTGGCGGACATTTTATTGTTCCGTAACTGCAATATACACAACAATCCCCATCTAATGGTCGCAATCTTGTTTTGCAGTTCTCACATTCATAAAAGAATTCACAAGCATTTGTTGGCATGATTTCCGTTTTCTTATGTCCACAAGTAGGGCAGGTAATTGTTGATTCCAATTCAACTTCTTTACCGTTATAGATAGTGTATGTATCACAATCTCCGTGAAGCTTGTTTTGGTAATAATTTATTGCCGTGCTGACAAATAACCCAAACATCCCTGCATAAATAAAATAAGCACCATCATTGGCAAAATAGTACCCGTAGAATATTAAAAAAGCACTAGGAACACCAACTAGGAACGGATAAGCAGATCGATGCTTTCGGTAAGAAATGAAAAGCCCAACGAGCGAAATCAAAACCATTGCTTGAAAAACCCACATTGTCCAACCGCCAAAAAGTTCAAAGCTTCCAAGTCCTAGGGCAGAAGCACCGAATGCAAAAAGAGGAAAACAGCAAGGAGAGAAAATAGCAGTTATGAAAAGACCACTTGTTCCAAGCTTGTCAATATTATTGGTTATACTATTTTTCATTTAGGGTGTGGTATGATTTGTTTATGCAAACCTAGTTACTATTTGGCAAACTGCCTAACAACTGATTATTTATACTAAAAAGAAAAGTAAATCATGATAAAATAAAACACAAAAAACCTCGCAGTTTTGCGAGGTTTCTTTTTATCCTTTATTTAAATTACTTTGAACTATTGTTCTTTTTCAATACGATTGAAATATAAAATCACATATCACTAACTCTGAAAGACTATCAAAAAAGGTAACTATTTCCATCTTGTAATTAACTCATATAAACCATCTTTGGTGCCTAAAAAAAGTTTCCTTTTGCAAATTCTGGTATCATTTTATGATTTATAATTTCTTCGCATATTTTATCACTTACAATTTGTCTTGATTTATCACTAGTTGATATACCTATCTTTCTTAATGTCTTGCTAATGGCTATAACTACAATTTCTTCATTATTAGTATCTTTAGTATATACTTCCCTAAGATAAGTAGCATATTCTTGTATGTCTTTCATAGGCCCAATAGAATTAGTTGTAGCAATTAGTATATCTTTTGGAGTATGTTTTTTAAATTTTAAAATTGTTTCTTCTAAAACTTTCTTCTCGTTACTTGATAAAATGGCTTCATAGTCATATACTGACATAGTATCTATTTTATCTCTAATCTCTACATTTTGTGATACACTATAGTTGGGAAAAATAATTTCTAATATTAATAACAGAAATATGAAAAAGCTAAGTTTATTTGATTTCATTTTTTTTAAATTTAAAAACTTCCACCTGAAACACTACCATAAAAATGAATGAGTATTATTGCTCATTCATTAATAAATTACTTTTATTATTGTTCTTTTCAATACGTTAGAAATGTAAAATCGGATATCACTAACTCTGAAACACTATCATTATTGTCTTTTTCAGTATGTTAGGAATATAAAACCGCATATCACTAACTCTGAAACACTACCTATTTTCCCTACTTAAAATCCATTGATAATCACCATGGATTAATGTAAGTGTTTCTATATATTTCTTCTTTTCAATAATATATTCAAATCTAGTTATATTGGAAAAAAATCTTTCTAAATCTATTTTTGATGCAAAAGTAAAATCAATCTTATTATCGTTTTGTGAATACGTAAATTGCGATTTTTTTTTATCAGCAGTTTCAATAGTTCCTGTTCCATCTGAAAAAAATGTGATGATAGGACAAACATTATATGCTATTTCTGTCCCCTTGTCAATAGACTTGCACATTTGCCATGTACCGCTTATTTTATTATCTGTTTTGTTTTGGTTAACAACATTGTCTTTAATGTTTTTTTCAACTTTTTCAGATTGCTTATAGCAACTAAAATTTATTAGTATGCTAAGTAATATAATTTTTATTTTCATATCTATTCTTTGTGTAATGGTTCCGGTTTTCTTTCTGGTGTTTGCTGTTCTGCTCTTACTTTGTTTTCATTGTCCACTGCATTTCCTGTATCAGTTTTCGTAATGTGAGGAATTGCATGCCCAACTAATTCGTGTACTAATATATCTGCAGGATTATCTGCTAGAGGATTTCCATTTTTGTCTTGTAAATTTGGATTTGGATTCCCTGATATTATAACATCTGCTTCCTTAGTTACTTTTGTTTCACCTGTCTTAGAGTCAGTTGATGTTAAAGTCTTTTTTAATGTTACTCCTCCTCCAGCATCATTGTCTACACTTTTTGCAACTCCTTTATCTTGATATGTTTGACCTATTGAAATATTACTTGTGCGTTCCTGGAAATCTAACTCATACACATATGAGTAGCAAA
Protein-coding regions in this window:
- a CDS encoding GDCCVxC domain-containing (seleno)protein, translating into MYNGKEVELESTITCPTCGHKKTEIMPTNACEFFYECENCKTRLRPLDGDCCVYCSYGTIKCPPIQVGENCC
- a CDS encoding TPM domain-containing protein, with the translated sequence MKSNKLSFFIFLLLILEIIFPNYSVSQNVEIRDKIDTMSVYDYEAILSSNEKKVLEETILKFKKHTPKDILIATTNSIGPMKDIQEYATYLREVYTKDTNNEEIVVIAISKTLRKIGISTSDKSRQIVSDKICEEIINHKMIPEFAKGNFF
- a CDS encoding alpha/beta fold hydrolase, producing the protein MLLTIFKEKSKTHNLNRVTKNRLLYLLATIISTVSIVSCSGDDKKVTPEYSGTAVDLGTHKLIAYSSSKKSKYLVVFESGHGNDHTCWYSTGKSSKIASISNSLGSDILLYDRAGYGKSGINTEPRNIIKLRTELEKVVNKFANGRKIVLVGHSLGGLIIRDYAIKNPKKVAGLVFVDASHEKYNHFSQCQLNSFYNCYKSTYGANSGITQESLQLIEDFKYMAELPNLPDVPVVAITSIKTDDEHNIADRQLWYDSKESLKAGVTDFTHITTAKSGHFIQLDEPKLVLENIKQLLSKLP